Sequence from the Notamacropus eugenii isolate mMacEug1 chromosome 6, mMacEug1.pri_v2, whole genome shotgun sequence genome:
AATTTCTCAAATctgaatttttaaatgttcaatAAGCTGCCCTCTCCTGCTGAAGGCCTTCAGTTCATAACTTTTCAGCCAGTCTGCATTTCTgatgttgtttatcctttgttcttgaagagtaccatgacatcaaggaacgTGATGCcaggacttgcaagtgaatttggatttaagtgagggagggctgtgcaatgcCACCAGCTTCACCTTcccctctggagtcatctggctCCTGGCAaggtatagatcaggatgacttcAGATGGCCCCTGAGTAATATGTACACGCAGGCTAAAGACTATCCCAAATCCATTACTTATAAAGCCTTTCTCCATTACGAATTCTCTAGTGGAGAAAAAGTTGTGAACTCTGGAAGAAAACATTCCCATCTTCATTACATTGATAAAATTTCCTCTCAGGAAAAATTTATCCTCTCAGGATAAATCCTATTATAAGAAAGAGGTTCTGGTTGGAAGGCTCCAATATGAACTTGTtgattttcatttaattctttggTTTGGAGGAAGCTTTCCCAGATTGATGGCATTTATGAGTTTCCTTTCTATTCAGTTTAGAAAGATGGGTTTCCCACATTCATTAGGCTCATCAAGTTTCTCTGCAGAATAAAGTTTATGATATTCGGTAAAGTCTGGTTTAGATGTAGAAACTATCTCTCTATAGCAAATTTTATGACCTTTCCTTGgttctgaagataaaatgaagcTCCCTGGTCCTGCATTGTATTTGGGAAGATCCTTTTCTAGATATACTCTGTATTGTAGTAAAAGCTTTGGTTCCAAACTGACACTTTGAACAGATTTATCACCTGCACAGTCCATCACtttactaggagttttcctttggatgGCATTTCGTTGCTGAGAATTTTTGTTCTCCAAGCTCTGCTGCCTTTCTCCCCTGGCATCACAGTCCCAGCCTTCTCTCCAGCTGGAGACACAGAGACCATCCTTTGGGAATCTGTCCTGGAAGAACTGCTTCACAGAACTGTGCAGTTTGGGAGCTGACTTCCTGTTTTCACACCTAGTCTCccaatctgaaaaaaagaaagaagatggaaatgtCCCCAGTACATGCTACACACATGCTGTACACCTGGTCCTGCTTCTGTGCCTCTTCCAGAATTATTGttcaattttaaagaaaagaatgaatcaGCCTTGACTTGTTGGCACAGTCACTTCCAGTCTAAACAAGGTTTCCCGTTGACACCACCATCTTGAGAGGGAGGATGAGGAGCAATTATAGTTtacaagagaaaactgaggctcagaacaaGTTCTGTGATTTACTCAAAGATAACCAAATAAGTAATACGTGAAACACAACACAATCTCAACCGTCATTTCTGTCCCTCTGGTCTTTCTGCCACACAGTGCTACTTCTACACAATGGAGGGGACATTTAAGTAGAAGCTGGGAGAACTTTGAGAGGATTCTGGCATTAAGTGGAAGGCTGATTGGACAGTCTCTGTTTCACTGCCAATTTCAGATTCTGATTCCCAATCTTCCTTATGTTTAGGATAATGAAAACAAGAACATTTGAGTCTGaataactcattttcttttccatgtgtCTGCACACGAGGGAACTCAGTGTGTGACATTTAAAGACATAAGGGACTTGAGTACCTACATGTCTTATGAGACAAAGATTAAAATTAAACTTTGTCCTAAACAATATAAGGATAATGAATGGGGCAATAACCAAAGCTTTAAGTATGACTGGGAATCGTGATCTTTCCCTTTTATGGCCACCCTCCCTAATTAGCTTCTAATTaacaatttgcatttatttttcatttactatgacatatctatctatagacaTGCAATatattggcagctaggtgacacagtggatagagcatggggcctggagtcaggaagacctgagttcaaacctagtctcagacacctactagtgcATGATTTGAGTAaatcacctgtttgcctcagtttcctcaacttttgAATAAtggagttcaaatgagataactgcaaagtgcttagcacagtacttggctcCCAAcagatgctacataaatgctataaCATGTCATGTCTCTCAATAGACTGTCAAATTTTTGAGGGCAAAAATagcttcaaatattttctttgtatgtTCAGCACAGagaatgcttagcacatagaCTCTAAATACTTGAGTAATCAATCAGCATGTTTAAAATTTGGTATTCCAGTCTAATTCTGGCCTGTTTGTTTCACTatataattgctttttttttaatataactgtATCTATtcctatggggaaaaaaagaaccctATGGAATTTTGGTGTTACGTTTCATAAATTAATTTCATTAGAATTATGCTTCTTATTATGCTAATCTGACAAATCCACAAAAGTTAAATATGTTCCagttatttagttgttttattTCCGATCTCCACAATATGGCTGTCTTTATACAAGCCCCAAGAGGCCCAGGTAGGTCAGTTTACAAGAAACGGATGCTTTTTGTTACTCTGATGACAAGTTAAGTGTCCTTTCAGGCTaaaagccttcccacattcattacattcataaggtctTTCTCCAGTATGGATTATCTGATGTTTACTAAGAAGTCGTCTGAGGCGAAAAACCTTCCCACAGccattacattcaaaaggtttttctCCACTATGAATTGTCTGATGTACAGTAAGATGTCCTCTCTGGCTAAAGGTTTTTCtgcattcattacatttatgaggcttctctccagtatgaatcctctgaTGTCGAGTAAGCTCTGTGCTCAGGTAGAAGACCTTTCCACGttccttacattcataaggtttttctccagtatggatCGTCTGATGTTTAGTGAGAAGACCTCTGAGGCGAAATACTTTCCCAcagtcattacattcataaggtttttcccCAGTATGAATCGTCTGATGTACAGTAAGATGTCCTCTCTGGCTAaatgcctttccacattcattacagcTATGATGTTTCTCTCCAGTAGGAATCCTCTGATGTCGAGTAAGGTGTTCTCTTAGgcggaaggccttcccacattccttaCAGTCATAAGGCTTCTCTCTAGTAGAATTCTCTGATGTCCAGGAAGGTATCCTCTCTGGCTgaaggtcttcccacattcatcacattgATAATGCTTTTCTCCATTATGAATTTTCTGGTGACGAGGAAGCTGTGAATCCTGGAGGAAGGACTTAAAAAACTGATACGATTTCTTCTCAGGGTGAATTTTTGGATGGAAAGGAAGGGGTGACTTGTGGTTAAAAGGTTTCCCATGTTCACTATATTCAGAAGGTGTCTCTCCTTTGTGAACTTGctgaatttcatttaatttgatGGTTTTGGAGGAAGCCTTTCCAGAATGATGACATCTGGGAGTTTT
This genomic interval carries:
- the LOC140511159 gene encoding uncharacterized protein, which encodes MWEDLQPERIPSWTSENSTREKPYDCKECGKAFRLREHLTRHQRIPTGEKHHSCNECGKAFSQRGHLTVHQTIHTGEKPYECNDCGKVFRLRGLLTKHQTIHTGEKPYECKERGKVFYLSTELTRHQRIHTGEKPHKCNECRKTFSQRGHLTVHQTIHSGEKPFECNGCGKVFRLRRLLSKHQIIHTGERPYECNECGKAFSLKGHLTCHQSNKKHPFLVN